One Falco peregrinus isolate bFalPer1 chromosome 6, bFalPer1.pri, whole genome shotgun sequence DNA segment encodes these proteins:
- the PODXL gene encoding podocalyxin isoform X3, with product MRAPLLLPLLLLGVSSENVTTSANPGQHGQIITATSKTQGTTPTSNSGNSPSHSTMSPATAQGTTSASKPGNPPTSSVIPLITVQGATPTSNPGHQPSTPTTSPAAVQGTTTTNNLGNPLPTHVMSSHPSQQVSSSARSGALTTTLAVLQGSSSTAQQKATPPASLGSSAATTSASPILPHMSGLPATSGGLGTAVASSPGVEAQGKQPSDQLTSTTASTRVPGSNLSPGVKDHGVSSTTVAKQPHSSSSSPAQGLPFSTRPGSINTSTHFSGYMSPTTSKASLSLSPSSMNASEAATTPTPGADQRSHDTGSASTKPASTDRSLASAHPSAPAPGDQTTSSSPGHQHPNTSFQNEVICKDQVQNNWPTIHLREAKTCAEWRTASINISFFESFCSTGQHVFNASRETCTVMLTSHKPHSQHWAVQAVVHLPLDPEKVLEELKEKKDKLEELGITNITYDKMEREMIINDEFSTPLIITIVTLAGSLLLIAAIYGCCHQRFSQKKDQQRLTEELQTMENGYHDNPTLEVMETSSEMQEKKVNLNGELGDSWIVPLDTLMKEDLEEEEDTHL from the exons GTGTCAGCTCTGAGAATGTTACAACATCTGCAAACCCAGGACAACATGGGCAGATCATCACAGCTACCAGCAAGACGCAAGGGACCACCCCTACAAGCAATTCAGGAAACTCACCATCCCACTCTACGATGTCACCTGCCACAGCTCAAGGGACCACCTCTGCAAGCAAGCCGGGAAACCCACCAACTTCTTCTGTGATACCACTCATCACTGTTCAAGGGGCCACCCCTACAAGCAACCCGGGACACCAACCATCCACCCCTACGACATCACCTGCCGCAGTTCAAGgaaccaccaccacaaacaaCCTGGGAAACCCACTACCCACCCATGTGATGTCATCCCACCCATCTCAGCAGGTCAGCTCTTCAGCCAGATCTGGAGCCTTAACAACCACCCTTGCTGTTCTTCAGGGATCCTCCAGCACCGCCCAGCAGAAGGCTACCCCTCCAGCCAGCTTGGGAAGCTCAGCAGCTACCACCAGTGCAAGTCCCATCCTCCCTCATATGAGCGGCCTTCCAGCCACCTCAGGAGGTTTAGGGACTGCTGTCGCATCCTCTCCTGGCGTGGAAGCTCAGGGAAAACAGCCTTCAGATCAGTTGACCAGCACCACTGCGAGCACCAGAGTCCCAGGGAGCAACCTTTCCCCTGGGGTCAAGGACCATGGTGTCTCTTCTACAACTGTCGCTAAGCAGCCTCACTCTTCTTCCAGTTCTCCAGCCCAGGGACTGCCCTTTTCCACCAGACCTGGAAGCATCAACACTTCTACCCATTTTAGTGGATACATGTCCCCCACCACTAGTAAAGCATCTCTGTCCTTATCACCTAGCAGCATGAATGCCTCAGAGGCAGCCACCACGCCAACTCCTGGAGCAG ACCAGAGAAGCCATGACACAGGATCTGCATCAACCAAACCTGCAAGTACTGACCGGAGCCTGGCCAGCGCACATCCCTCGGCCCCAGCTCCAGGGGACCAGACCACGAGCAGCAGTCCTGGCCACCAGCACCCTAACACCTCCTTCCAGAATGAG GTCATCTGTAAGGACCAGGTGCAAAATAATTGGCCCACCATCCACCTGAGAGAAGCTAAAACCTGT GCGGAGTGGAGGACTGCCAGCATCAACATCTCCTTCTTCGAGAGCTTCTGCTCGACAGGCCAGCACGTGTTCAACGCCAGCAGGGAAACGTGCACGGTGATGCTGACCTCCCATAAGCCCCACTCCCAGCACTGGGCTGTGCAGGCGGTCGTGCACC tcCCTTTGGACCCCGAAAAAGTCCTCGAGGAGCTGAAGGAGAAGAAGGACAAGCTAGAGGAG CTCGGCATCACCAACATCACCTATGACAAAATGGAGAGGGAGATGATAATCAACGATGAGTTCAGCACGCCCCTAATCATCACCATCGTCACCCTGGCCGGCTCCCTGCTGCTGATCGCAGCCATCTatggctgctgccaccagcGCTTCTCCCAAAAGAAGGACCAG CAGCGCCTGACTGAGGAGCTGCAGACTATGGAGAATGGCTACCATGATAACCCCACACTGGAGGTGATGGAGACCTCCTCTGAGATGCAGGAGAAGAAGGTGAACCTCAATGGTGAGCTAGGGGACAGCTGGATCGTTCCTCTTGACACCCTCATGAAGGAGGacctggaggaagaggaggacacGCATTTATAG
- the PODXL gene encoding podocalyxin isoform X2 has product MRAPLLLPLLLLGVSSENVTTSANPGQHGQIITATSKTQGTTPTSNSGNSPSHSTMSPATAQGTTSASKPGNPPTSSVIPLITVQGATPTSNPGHQPSTPTTSPAAVQGTTTTNNLGNPLPTHVMSSHPSQQVSSSARSGALTTTLAVLQGSSSTAQQKATPPASLGSSAATTSASPILPHMSGLPATSGGLGTAVASSPGVEAQGKQPSDQLTSTTASTRVPGSNLSPGVKDHGVSSTTVAKQPHSSSSSPAQGLPFSTRPGSINTSTHFSGYMSPTTSKASLSLSPSSMNASEAATTPTPGADQRSHDTGSASTKPASTDRSLASAHPSAPAPGDQTTSSSPGHQHPNTSFQNEVICKDQVQNNWPTIHLREAKTCAEWRTASINISFFESFCSTGQHVFNASRETCTVMLTSHKPHSQHWAVQAVVHLPLDPEKVLEELKEKKDKLEELGITNITYDKMEREMIINDEFSTPLIITIVTLAGSLLLIAAIYGCCHQRFSQKKDQHIHPDVPGFDDGHVALIFNRLTEELQTMENGYHDNPTLEVMETSSEMQEKKVNLNGELGDSWIVPLDTLMKEDLEEEEDTHL; this is encoded by the exons GTGTCAGCTCTGAGAATGTTACAACATCTGCAAACCCAGGACAACATGGGCAGATCATCACAGCTACCAGCAAGACGCAAGGGACCACCCCTACAAGCAATTCAGGAAACTCACCATCCCACTCTACGATGTCACCTGCCACAGCTCAAGGGACCACCTCTGCAAGCAAGCCGGGAAACCCACCAACTTCTTCTGTGATACCACTCATCACTGTTCAAGGGGCCACCCCTACAAGCAACCCGGGACACCAACCATCCACCCCTACGACATCACCTGCCGCAGTTCAAGgaaccaccaccacaaacaaCCTGGGAAACCCACTACCCACCCATGTGATGTCATCCCACCCATCTCAGCAGGTCAGCTCTTCAGCCAGATCTGGAGCCTTAACAACCACCCTTGCTGTTCTTCAGGGATCCTCCAGCACCGCCCAGCAGAAGGCTACCCCTCCAGCCAGCTTGGGAAGCTCAGCAGCTACCACCAGTGCAAGTCCCATCCTCCCTCATATGAGCGGCCTTCCAGCCACCTCAGGAGGTTTAGGGACTGCTGTCGCATCCTCTCCTGGCGTGGAAGCTCAGGGAAAACAGCCTTCAGATCAGTTGACCAGCACCACTGCGAGCACCAGAGTCCCAGGGAGCAACCTTTCCCCTGGGGTCAAGGACCATGGTGTCTCTTCTACAACTGTCGCTAAGCAGCCTCACTCTTCTTCCAGTTCTCCAGCCCAGGGACTGCCCTTTTCCACCAGACCTGGAAGCATCAACACTTCTACCCATTTTAGTGGATACATGTCCCCCACCACTAGTAAAGCATCTCTGTCCTTATCACCTAGCAGCATGAATGCCTCAGAGGCAGCCACCACGCCAACTCCTGGAGCAG ACCAGAGAAGCCATGACACAGGATCTGCATCAACCAAACCTGCAAGTACTGACCGGAGCCTGGCCAGCGCACATCCCTCGGCCCCAGCTCCAGGGGACCAGACCACGAGCAGCAGTCCTGGCCACCAGCACCCTAACACCTCCTTCCAGAATGAG GTCATCTGTAAGGACCAGGTGCAAAATAATTGGCCCACCATCCACCTGAGAGAAGCTAAAACCTGT GCGGAGTGGAGGACTGCCAGCATCAACATCTCCTTCTTCGAGAGCTTCTGCTCGACAGGCCAGCACGTGTTCAACGCCAGCAGGGAAACGTGCACGGTGATGCTGACCTCCCATAAGCCCCACTCCCAGCACTGGGCTGTGCAGGCGGTCGTGCACC tcCCTTTGGACCCCGAAAAAGTCCTCGAGGAGCTGAAGGAGAAGAAGGACAAGCTAGAGGAG CTCGGCATCACCAACATCACCTATGACAAAATGGAGAGGGAGATGATAATCAACGATGAGTTCAGCACGCCCCTAATCATCACCATCGTCACCCTGGCCGGCTCCCTGCTGCTGATCGCAGCCATCTatggctgctgccaccagcGCTTCTCCCAAAAGAAGGACCAG CACATCCACCCTGATGTCCCCGGGTTTGATGATGGACATGTGGCCCTGATCTTTAAT CGCCTGACTGAGGAGCTGCAGACTATGGAGAATGGCTACCATGATAACCCCACACTGGAGGTGATGGAGACCTCCTCTGAGATGCAGGAGAAGAAGGTGAACCTCAATGGTGAGCTAGGGGACAGCTGGATCGTTCCTCTTGACACCCTCATGAAGGAGGacctggaggaagaggaggacacGCATTTATAG
- the PODXL gene encoding podocalyxin isoform X1 — MRAPLLLPLLLLGVSSENVTTSANPGQHGQIITATSKTQGTTPTSNSGNSPSHSTMSPATAQGTTSASKPGNPPTSSVIPLITVQGATPTSNPGHQPSTPTTSPAAVQGTTTTNNLGNPLPTHVMSSHPSQQVSSSARSGALTTTLAVLQGSSSTAQQKATPPASLGSSAATTSASPILPHMSGLPATSGGLGTAVASSPGVEAQGKQPSDQLTSTTASTRVPGSNLSPGVKDHGVSSTTVAKQPHSSSSSPAQGLPFSTRPGSINTSTHFSGYMSPTTSKASLSLSPSSMNASEAATTPTPGADQRSHDTGSASTKPASTDRSLASAHPSAPAPGDQTTSSSPGHQHPNTSFQNEVICKDQVQNNWPTIHLREAKTCAEWRTASINISFFESFCSTGQHVFNASRETCTVMLTSHKPHSQHWAVQAVVHLPLDPEKVLEELKEKKDKLEELGITNITYDKMEREMIINDEFSTPLIITIVTLAGSLLLIAAIYGCCHQRFSQKKDQHIHPDVPGFDDGHVALIFNQRLTEELQTMENGYHDNPTLEVMETSSEMQEKKVNLNGELGDSWIVPLDTLMKEDLEEEEDTHL, encoded by the exons GTGTCAGCTCTGAGAATGTTACAACATCTGCAAACCCAGGACAACATGGGCAGATCATCACAGCTACCAGCAAGACGCAAGGGACCACCCCTACAAGCAATTCAGGAAACTCACCATCCCACTCTACGATGTCACCTGCCACAGCTCAAGGGACCACCTCTGCAAGCAAGCCGGGAAACCCACCAACTTCTTCTGTGATACCACTCATCACTGTTCAAGGGGCCACCCCTACAAGCAACCCGGGACACCAACCATCCACCCCTACGACATCACCTGCCGCAGTTCAAGgaaccaccaccacaaacaaCCTGGGAAACCCACTACCCACCCATGTGATGTCATCCCACCCATCTCAGCAGGTCAGCTCTTCAGCCAGATCTGGAGCCTTAACAACCACCCTTGCTGTTCTTCAGGGATCCTCCAGCACCGCCCAGCAGAAGGCTACCCCTCCAGCCAGCTTGGGAAGCTCAGCAGCTACCACCAGTGCAAGTCCCATCCTCCCTCATATGAGCGGCCTTCCAGCCACCTCAGGAGGTTTAGGGACTGCTGTCGCATCCTCTCCTGGCGTGGAAGCTCAGGGAAAACAGCCTTCAGATCAGTTGACCAGCACCACTGCGAGCACCAGAGTCCCAGGGAGCAACCTTTCCCCTGGGGTCAAGGACCATGGTGTCTCTTCTACAACTGTCGCTAAGCAGCCTCACTCTTCTTCCAGTTCTCCAGCCCAGGGACTGCCCTTTTCCACCAGACCTGGAAGCATCAACACTTCTACCCATTTTAGTGGATACATGTCCCCCACCACTAGTAAAGCATCTCTGTCCTTATCACCTAGCAGCATGAATGCCTCAGAGGCAGCCACCACGCCAACTCCTGGAGCAG ACCAGAGAAGCCATGACACAGGATCTGCATCAACCAAACCTGCAAGTACTGACCGGAGCCTGGCCAGCGCACATCCCTCGGCCCCAGCTCCAGGGGACCAGACCACGAGCAGCAGTCCTGGCCACCAGCACCCTAACACCTCCTTCCAGAATGAG GTCATCTGTAAGGACCAGGTGCAAAATAATTGGCCCACCATCCACCTGAGAGAAGCTAAAACCTGT GCGGAGTGGAGGACTGCCAGCATCAACATCTCCTTCTTCGAGAGCTTCTGCTCGACAGGCCAGCACGTGTTCAACGCCAGCAGGGAAACGTGCACGGTGATGCTGACCTCCCATAAGCCCCACTCCCAGCACTGGGCTGTGCAGGCGGTCGTGCACC tcCCTTTGGACCCCGAAAAAGTCCTCGAGGAGCTGAAGGAGAAGAAGGACAAGCTAGAGGAG CTCGGCATCACCAACATCACCTATGACAAAATGGAGAGGGAGATGATAATCAACGATGAGTTCAGCACGCCCCTAATCATCACCATCGTCACCCTGGCCGGCTCCCTGCTGCTGATCGCAGCCATCTatggctgctgccaccagcGCTTCTCCCAAAAGAAGGACCAG CACATCCACCCTGATGTCCCCGGGTTTGATGATGGACATGTGGCCCTGATCTTTAAT CAGCGCCTGACTGAGGAGCTGCAGACTATGGAGAATGGCTACCATGATAACCCCACACTGGAGGTGATGGAGACCTCCTCTGAGATGCAGGAGAAGAAGGTGAACCTCAATGGTGAGCTAGGGGACAGCTGGATCGTTCCTCTTGACACCCTCATGAAGGAGGacctggaggaagaggaggacacGCATTTATAG
- the PODXL gene encoding podocalyxin isoform X4 — MRAPLLLPLLLLGVSSENVTTSANPGQHGQIITATSKTQGTTPTSNSGNSPSHSTMSPATAQGTTSASKPGNPPTSSVIPLITVQGATPTSNPGHQPSTPTTSPAAVQGTTTTNNLGNPLPTHVMSSHPSQQVSSSARSGALTTTLAVLQGSSSTAQQKATPPASLGSSAATTSASPILPHMSGLPATSGGLGTAVASSPGVEAQGKQPSDQLTSTTASTRVPGSNLSPGVKDHGVSSTTVAKQPHSSSSSPAQGLPFSTRPGSINTSTHFSGYMSPTTSKASLSLSPSSMNASEAATTPTPGADQRSHDTGSASTKPASTDRSLASAHPSAPAPGDQTTSSSPGHQHPNTSFQNEVICKDQVQNNWPTIHLREAKTCAEWRTASINISFFESFCSTGQHVFNASRETCTVMLTSHKPHSQHWAVQAVVHLPLDPEKVLEELKEKKDKLEELGITNITYDKMEREMIINDEFSTPLIITIVTLAGSLLLIAAIYGCCHQRFSQKKDQRLTEELQTMENGYHDNPTLEVMETSSEMQEKKVNLNGELGDSWIVPLDTLMKEDLEEEEDTHL, encoded by the exons GTGTCAGCTCTGAGAATGTTACAACATCTGCAAACCCAGGACAACATGGGCAGATCATCACAGCTACCAGCAAGACGCAAGGGACCACCCCTACAAGCAATTCAGGAAACTCACCATCCCACTCTACGATGTCACCTGCCACAGCTCAAGGGACCACCTCTGCAAGCAAGCCGGGAAACCCACCAACTTCTTCTGTGATACCACTCATCACTGTTCAAGGGGCCACCCCTACAAGCAACCCGGGACACCAACCATCCACCCCTACGACATCACCTGCCGCAGTTCAAGgaaccaccaccacaaacaaCCTGGGAAACCCACTACCCACCCATGTGATGTCATCCCACCCATCTCAGCAGGTCAGCTCTTCAGCCAGATCTGGAGCCTTAACAACCACCCTTGCTGTTCTTCAGGGATCCTCCAGCACCGCCCAGCAGAAGGCTACCCCTCCAGCCAGCTTGGGAAGCTCAGCAGCTACCACCAGTGCAAGTCCCATCCTCCCTCATATGAGCGGCCTTCCAGCCACCTCAGGAGGTTTAGGGACTGCTGTCGCATCCTCTCCTGGCGTGGAAGCTCAGGGAAAACAGCCTTCAGATCAGTTGACCAGCACCACTGCGAGCACCAGAGTCCCAGGGAGCAACCTTTCCCCTGGGGTCAAGGACCATGGTGTCTCTTCTACAACTGTCGCTAAGCAGCCTCACTCTTCTTCCAGTTCTCCAGCCCAGGGACTGCCCTTTTCCACCAGACCTGGAAGCATCAACACTTCTACCCATTTTAGTGGATACATGTCCCCCACCACTAGTAAAGCATCTCTGTCCTTATCACCTAGCAGCATGAATGCCTCAGAGGCAGCCACCACGCCAACTCCTGGAGCAG ACCAGAGAAGCCATGACACAGGATCTGCATCAACCAAACCTGCAAGTACTGACCGGAGCCTGGCCAGCGCACATCCCTCGGCCCCAGCTCCAGGGGACCAGACCACGAGCAGCAGTCCTGGCCACCAGCACCCTAACACCTCCTTCCAGAATGAG GTCATCTGTAAGGACCAGGTGCAAAATAATTGGCCCACCATCCACCTGAGAGAAGCTAAAACCTGT GCGGAGTGGAGGACTGCCAGCATCAACATCTCCTTCTTCGAGAGCTTCTGCTCGACAGGCCAGCACGTGTTCAACGCCAGCAGGGAAACGTGCACGGTGATGCTGACCTCCCATAAGCCCCACTCCCAGCACTGGGCTGTGCAGGCGGTCGTGCACC tcCCTTTGGACCCCGAAAAAGTCCTCGAGGAGCTGAAGGAGAAGAAGGACAAGCTAGAGGAG CTCGGCATCACCAACATCACCTATGACAAAATGGAGAGGGAGATGATAATCAACGATGAGTTCAGCACGCCCCTAATCATCACCATCGTCACCCTGGCCGGCTCCCTGCTGCTGATCGCAGCCATCTatggctgctgccaccagcGCTTCTCCCAAAAGAAGGACCAG CGCCTGACTGAGGAGCTGCAGACTATGGAGAATGGCTACCATGATAACCCCACACTGGAGGTGATGGAGACCTCCTCTGAGATGCAGGAGAAGAAGGTGAACCTCAATGGTGAGCTAGGGGACAGCTGGATCGTTCCTCTTGACACCCTCATGAAGGAGGacctggaggaagaggaggacacGCATTTATAG